Part of the Patescibacteria group bacterium genome, CGAGGAGATGAAAAAAGCAAAGGCCGCCTTATTTGAGAAATTGAACAATTTTTAAGGTCGCTTAATTGAAAAATCACGGTATCGGTGACTCCCCTATTGAGGTATCATTATTTGACTGGAAAATACTCCCCGTTACCATAGGCTTATCCAAAATAGAGCTTACTCTAACGTAACTGGTAACGGGGTAAAGACGGCTTATTACAATAGAAAACGCCATAAATACAAAAAACAGCGAGAACGCCGTTTTTGTCCATTTATTTCTTATAAATTAAGCCTCTCAAGCGCATTCGCTCTCTGTAGCGTCGCAGCTCGTCTGCGACATAGTGGGTGGCAGATAAACTGCCACGCTACAATGAGATCCGTTGAAAGCAGGCTAGCTGCTATCCTCCTCTACGCTGACCTTGGGCGGAAAGATTGTCGTGCCAGAGGCAGATCAGCCTTTGGCTGAAAATTCCGATACGAAAATTTATTCTGTAACGACGGTAATGTTGGGTTCACGCGAATAGTGAGGAAAAAGCATATGAAAACGTTTTGCACGATGACAGCGCGGTATCGCGTTATGGATGGTATCCTTTGCGCAATCAGCTAAGGAACACGCAGGAATCTGCATACTCCATGCAATCGCATTTGCTATCGCGTGTACCCCACGGACTCCAGAAAAAGACTCCCCTCCTCGCACTACGCACACGCCCGCGAGATCTTTTAATCGGTATCTCTTTTCATGAAGGGTTTTGACAATTCTTGCCAAAACCAGTTCAATTGATTTTCTTCTTCTTTCAACAACGTAAGAGATTACCTTCTTGCCGTCCGGACGCACGACTATAAATCTCAACGACCCCGCCACGGTGCCAGGATCGAGAATAAGGAATAGTTTGTGAGTTTGTGAACTTTGACCCTGCACCAGAAGCTCCGCTTCGGTATGGGGAATGGTTTTGAGTTTCATGTTTAAAGCCAATTTTTTTTCCGAAAATACCGGATCATAACTAATGCCACGGTTACCATTAATCCCAATGCCCAGGGGTAACCCCAAGGGCGGGAGAGTTCGGGCATGAAACGGAAATTCATGCCATAAATGCCCGCAATCAGGGAAAGCGGCAGGAGTATCGTCGTAATGATCGTGAGCACCTTCATGATCTCGTTCATGCGATTGGAAAGAGATGAAAGGTATGCATCAAGGGCTCCAGAAAGAAGATCTCTGAACGATTCCGCGAGATCATAAATGCGGTAAATGTGGTCATAGAGGTCCCTATAGTAGACGAGCGAGGTTTTTGCCACTATCGGGAACTCTGCGCGCGTGAAACGGTTGAGGATCTCCCGTTGAGGTCCTATCACTTTTTTCAGGTGCAGCACTTCCCTTTTGAGCGAAAAAATGCCGTTCACGGTATTCCGCGAAGGGTTGACGACGATAGAATCTTCCAATTCATCAATGCGGGTTTCTATTTTATCTAATACTGGAAAATAATTATCTATAATGTCGTCAAGGATAAGATAAAGTAGGAAATCCGGGCCGCGCGAAAAAAGCTCCGGCCGCTTCTCAAGCTGTCCCTGCACCTCTGCAATATGAGGAAGACGGCTTTTGTGGAACGTCACGAGAAAATTGCTCCCCAAGAAAAACTCCACTTCCTTCGTGGTGAAACGCTTCTCTGACGTGCGGGGTTCATGGAAGATGATAAAAAGGTAGTCGCCATAATCATCTGCTTTCGGATGATTGATCT contains:
- the corA gene encoding magnesium/cobalt transporter CorA; protein product: MLTLTTIENKVLKVRPIADEKDLPSLGSALFWLDMEEPTKKEGEFLSSFFHFHPLAIEDCWDEINHPKADDYGDYLFIIFHEPRTSEKRFTTKEVEFFLGSNFLVTFHKSRLPHIAEVQGQLEKRPELFSRGPDFLLYLILDDIIDNYFPVLDKIETRIDELEDSIVVNPSRNTVNGIFSLKREVLHLKKVIGPQREILNRFTRAEFPIVAKTSLVYYRDLYDHIYRIYDLAESFRDLLSGALDAYLSSLSNRMNEIMKVLTIITTILLPLSLIAGIYGMNFRFMPELSRPWGYPWALGLMVTVALVMIRYFRKKNWL